A window from Bacteroidota bacterium encodes these proteins:
- a CDS encoding SprB repeat-containing protein: protein MPTDVINLQHVITATSSITCTTTRTNVSCNGGNNGTATVNSTGGSGYTYLWSNAQTNQTATGLIAGTYTVTVTASNGCTQHARQYYTTYRIKL from the coding sequence ATGCCAACGGATGTCATCAACTTGCAGCATGTGATAACAGCAACATCATCAATTACATGCACCACTACAAGAACGAATGTAAGTTGTAATGGTGGAAACAATGGCACTGCAACCGTAAATTCAACCGGAGGTTCAGGATATACTTATCTATGGAGTAATGCACAAACCAACCAAACAGCTACCGGCCTCATAGCTGGTACCTATACGGTAACGGTAACAGCAAGCAATGGTTGCACACAACATGCACGGCAGTATTACACAACCTACCGTATTAAGTTGTAG
- a CDS encoding T9SS type A sorting domain-containing protein translates to MPVTDANGCTSTCSIVITATSSITCTTTKTNVSCNGGNNGTATVNATGGSGYTYLWSNAQTNQTATGLIAGTYTVTVTASNGCSTTCTAVITQPASLTCSTSSTAAGCSQCNGTMSVVASGGTGSKTYLWSNSATTANVSNVCSGTYTVTVTDANGCTTSCLVVVAGTNSISCSVSKTDLSCYFTINGTATVNPTGGSGYTYLWSNGKTTKTITGLDAGTFTVTVTSSQGCTTTCSTVIIKPNLVTCSTIRTNATCGQCNGMATVTANGGTGTYTYSWNTVPVKTTSSVSGLCAGTYTVTVTDGNGCSSTCTVVISSSSSTLACSIITNSNVTCNGASNGSLTVNQTGGVASYSYLWSNGKTTKTISNLAAGIYTATVTDAGGCTTTCSKQVTQPQAISVILAGKNVSSCNNNDGAITTTVTGGTAPYSFSWSNGNTNANQSSLVAGIYTVTVTDAKGCTKTATLEITQPIYICSTFYTGHAISWYKGQNGQDTLVKYLDANFNTVFPNGLVLKGSCQGAFSLTMTSAAAVKTVMQGQLNTNALTANLVNPSLAQLNNGLAAQTTTLALNIFFDLMNPNFAPSTVNFKDMVVDTGPVAGLTVWQLYQEGINALTGCGSVYSNNILRTYIAYVNSSWNLGTKVNTAVTCPPNTCSKSVTWAANDTELMFNAYPNPTNDVLNISYVGLSEGEYSIMLYDMAGRLVYTDRQQSNEGTNTFTYSIEAFSAGMYNVKVNVDGIIRNVKIVKR, encoded by the coding sequence TTGCCCGTAACTGATGCCAACGGATGTACATCAACTTGCAGCATCGTGATAACAGCAACATCATCAATTACATGCACCACCACCAAAACGAATGTAAGTTGTAATGGTGGAAACAATGGCACTGCAACCGTAAATGCAACCGGAGGTTCAGGATATACTTATCTATGGAGTAATGCTCAAACCAACCAAACAGCTACCGGCCTTATAGCTGGTACCTATACGGTAACGGTAACAGCAAGCAATGGTTGCAGCACAACATGCACGGCAGTTATTACCCAGCCAGCTTCGTTAACTTGCAGCACATCTTCTACAGCTGCAGGATGCAGCCAATGCAATGGCACTATGTCTGTAGTTGCATCAGGAGGCACAGGTTCTAAGACCTATCTTTGGAGCAATAGTGCAACAACAGCGAATGTTAGTAATGTTTGTTCTGGAACGTATACTGTTACAGTTACTGATGCTAATGGATGTACTACATCTTGTTTGGTTGTTGTGGCAGGAACCAATTCAATATCTTGTTCTGTGAGCAAAACGGATTTGAGTTGTTACTTTACCATTAATGGAACAGCAACAGTAAATCCAACGGGTGGAAGTGGATACACTTATTTGTGGAGCAATGGCAAAACTACTAAAACAATAACAGGCCTTGATGCTGGAACCTTTACGGTTACGGTTACCTCTTCGCAAGGTTGCACCACAACATGTTCAACGGTTATTATCAAGCCAAACTTGGTTACTTGCTCTACAATAAGAACAAATGCAACCTGTGGCCAATGCAATGGTATGGCTACGGTTACGGCAAATGGTGGAACAGGTACATATACTTACAGTTGGAATACGGTTCCTGTAAAAACCACTTCTAGCGTGAGCGGCCTTTGTGCAGGAACATATACCGTTACTGTTACAGATGGCAATGGTTGTTCCTCGACTTGCACAGTAGTTATTTCTAGTTCCTCTTCTACGTTGGCTTGCAGCATTATTACAAATTCAAATGTAACTTGCAATGGAGCGAGTAATGGGTCTCTTACTGTAAATCAAACCGGAGGAGTGGCCTCGTATTCGTACTTGTGGAGCAACGGTAAGACCACTAAGACTATAAGTAATCTTGCAGCAGGAATTTATACCGCAACAGTAACAGATGCTGGCGGATGTACAACAACTTGTTCTAAACAAGTTACACAACCTCAGGCAATCAGCGTTATCTTGGCCGGAAAGAATGTTAGTTCTTGTAATAATAATGATGGTGCTATAACAACTACCGTAACCGGTGGCACAGCACCGTATTCATTTAGCTGGAGTAATGGAAATACGAATGCCAATCAGAGTAGTTTAGTTGCTGGTATATATACGGTTACGGTTACTGATGCTAAAGGATGCACAAAAACAGCTACTTTAGAGATAACGCAGCCAATATATATATGTAGTACTTTCTATACAGGGCATGCAATCTCCTGGTACAAGGGTCAAAATGGACAGGATACCTTGGTTAAGTATCTAGATGCTAACTTTAATACAGTTTTCCCTAATGGACTAGTTTTGAAAGGAAGTTGTCAGGGAGCATTTAGCCTAACAATGACTTCGGCTGCTGCAGTCAAGACGGTTATGCAAGGGCAGTTAAATACAAATGCTTTAACGGCCAATTTAGTAAACCCATCGTTGGCACAATTGAACAATGGATTGGCGGCACAGACAACTACCTTAGCACTAAATATTTTCTTTGATTTAATGAATCCTAATTTTGCTCCAAGTACTGTTAATTTTAAAGATATGGTGGTTGATACTGGTCCGGTTGCAGGATTAACAGTATGGCAATTATATCAAGAGGGTATAAATGCGCTCACTGGTTGTGGTTCGGTGTATTCAAATAATATCTTAAGAACATATATTGCTTATGTTAATTCATCATGGAATCTTGGAACCAAGGTTAATACAGCAGTTACGTGTCCGCCTAATACATGCAGCAAATCGGTTACCTGGGCTGCAAATGATACTGAACTTATGTTTAATGCTTATCCTAATCCAACGAATGATGTTCTAAATATTAGTTATGTTGGATTAAGTGAAGGCGAATATTCAATTATGTTGTATGATATGGCCGGACGACTTGTATATACTGACAGGCAGCAATCTAATGAAGGAACCAACACCTTTACGTATTCTATTGAGGCATTTTCAGCCGGAATGTATAATGTAAAGGTTAACGTAGATGGAATAATCAGGAATGTGAAGATTGTTAAACGGTAA
- a CDS encoding M28 family peptidase, which translates to MRCYLLTVYLLLCFISYGQEEVDNARKHIIQLTSKKYSGRGYVKHGDQKAANYIANYFRKNNVKAFGNDYFQPFEFPVNTFPGKTAISIDKHPLVPGVDYIFHHASTSIKETYALEPFVSLDQLRTEVSSKIICIDITSQNDSVKKYINELINASDFSCGGLVILNDKLTWSVATKQIRKPVIYILKNKFIKGKKITIELQTCLIEKHKSNNVIGYIEGSQSKDSFIVITAHYDHLGMMGKKAIFPGANDNASGVSMLLSLIDYYILHKPEYSIVFIAFAGEEAGLLGSRFYTLNPVFPLKQIKFLINLDLMGTGDEGIMVVNATEYPKAFDLLEKNNEQKKLLSAIKKRGKAANSDHYWFSESGVPSFFIYTLGGIKAYHDVDDVAATLPLTEFEDIRRLLIDFISEVTHATY; encoded by the coding sequence ATGCGCTGTTATTTATTGACTGTTTATTTACTGTTATGCTTCATCTCCTATGGACAAGAAGAAGTTGATAATGCCCGTAAACACATTATTCAATTAACTTCGAAAAAGTATAGTGGAAGAGGATATGTAAAACACGGAGATCAGAAGGCAGCAAATTATATTGCTAATTATTTTAGGAAGAATAATGTAAAGGCTTTTGGTAATGACTACTTCCAACCTTTTGAATTTCCGGTAAATACTTTTCCGGGTAAGACGGCCATATCAATTGATAAGCACCCTTTAGTTCCGGGCGTAGATTATATTTTTCACCATGCTAGCACTTCTATAAAAGAAACATATGCGCTTGAACCATTTGTATCACTCGATCAGTTGAGAACAGAAGTTTCATCAAAGATTATATGCATCGATATTACATCGCAAAATGATTCTGTAAAGAAATATATCAATGAACTTATTAATGCCTCAGATTTTTCATGCGGGGGATTAGTTATTCTTAACGATAAACTGACTTGGAGTGTTGCAACGAAGCAAATACGTAAACCTGTCATTTATATTTTGAAGAATAAATTCATCAAGGGAAAAAAAATCACCATTGAGTTACAAACTTGCCTCATCGAAAAACACAAGTCAAATAATGTAATAGGATATATTGAAGGCAGCCAAAGTAAGGATTCGTTTATTGTAATTACTGCGCATTACGATCATCTTGGAATGATGGGTAAAAAAGCAATCTTTCCCGGTGCAAATGATAATGCGAGCGGAGTGAGTATGTTGCTTTCATTAATTGATTATTACATTCTACATAAGCCGGAATACAGCATTGTTTTCATTGCATTTGCAGGCGAGGAAGCGGGGTTATTAGGTTCGCGTTTTTATACACTGAATCCGGTTTTTCCTTTAAAGCAGATAAAATTCTTAATCAATCTTGATTTGATGGGTACCGGTGACGAAGGTATTATGGTTGTTAATGCTACCGAGTATCCCAAAGCATTTGATTTGTTGGAAAAAAATAATGAGCAGAAAAAATTATTGTCAGCCATAAAAAAACGAGGAAAGGCTGCCAATAGCGATCATTATTGGTTTAGCGAAAGCGGTGTTCCTTCATTCTTTATTTATACCTTGGGCGGAATCAAAGCATATCATGACGTAGACGATGTTGCAGCAACACTGCCTCTCACCGAATTTGAAGACATCAGGAGATTATTAATTGATTTTATTTCTGAAGTAACACATGCTACATATTGA
- a CDS encoding MmcQ/YjbR family DNA-binding protein, translated as MLHIENIRIHCIKKRGVTEEFPFDQDTLVFKVLGKMFCLTSISEPSSINIKCEPEYAIELREKYEGVQPGYHMSKKHWNTIDLNSGIPDKLILQWIDDSYSLVVSSLPLKTQRELEQLL; from the coding sequence ATGCTACATATTGAAAATATTCGCATCCATTGCATTAAAAAACGTGGAGTAACTGAGGAATTTCCTTTCGATCAGGATACCTTGGTATTTAAGGTTTTGGGCAAGATGTTTTGCCTTACAAGTATTAGTGAACCGAGTAGCATTAATATAAAGTGCGAACCGGAGTATGCAATTGAGCTACGCGAAAAATACGAAGGGGTGCAGCCAGGCTACCACATGAGTAAAAAGCATTGGAATACCATTGACCTTAATAGTGGCATTCCAGATAAATTGATTTTGCAATGGATAGATGACTCTTATAGCTTAGTTGTAAGTTCATTACCTCTTAAAACACAAAGGGAACTAGAACAACTGTTATGA
- a CDS encoding bifunctional UDP-N-acetylmuramoyl-tripeptide:D-alanyl-D-alanine ligase/alanine racemase, with translation MKDLQKSGVRTIVISNRNYLDTWANYIVVEDTGKALQRFAIAHRKAFDIKTIGITGSNGKTMTKEWLYQLLYKNFNVVRSPKSFNSQIGVPLSVSLISEVHNLALFEAGISQPGEMEHLEKIIQPQIGILTGIGNAHDEGFANRLQKISEKLNLFRNCEWIVYHHGDKDVDEILDALCKENKTVKLFGCSAGKMGILQHISIRKDSTQTIISAMYHTLPVQIAIPFIDDASISNCILCWATLLLLKLDFDLIAELMKQLHPIEMRLQMLSGVNNCIVINDSYNSDINSLRIALNYMKQHQHGTRSCIILSDMMESAKHKDNLYGEIFSLLKENKIDRKIFIGSELSRAANENGIKSECYDNTESFLSTVNTNDFNNEIILIKGARVFEFERISYLLQEKNHDTVLEVNLTALVYNFNFYKAKLNPEVKTMCMVKAFAYGGGSFEIANILAFHKADYLAVAYTDEGVELRNRGITLPLMVMNSEVQSFRTLADYNLEPELYSIRMIQLYSDFVRMRQDNKTYGIHLKFDTGMHRLGLLPDEIEKAIVLLASNPKLKVISVMSHLAASEQVEYDNFTLMQMDKFVKMSSQISDALGYQPLRHICNSSAAIRFTHAQYDMVRLGIGLHGAANTAEETANLLPVSTFKTRISQIKKVNKGEVVGYGCKTVATSDIRIAVIAVGYADGLSRECGNGAYTVLVNNVPCSTIGNICMDMCMIDVTNVTCNEGDEVIIFGRTHSIHGMAKAMRTIPYEVLTGISQRVKRVYLYE, from the coding sequence ATGAAGGATTTACAGAAGTCGGGTGTAAGAACAATTGTAATTAGCAACCGAAATTACCTGGATACCTGGGCCAATTATATTGTAGTTGAAGATACGGGCAAAGCGCTGCAACGCTTTGCAATAGCCCATCGCAAAGCTTTTGATATAAAGACAATTGGAATAACGGGTAGCAACGGAAAAACAATGACCAAGGAATGGTTATATCAGTTGTTATATAAAAATTTTAATGTAGTTCGCAGCCCTAAAAGTTTTAATTCACAGATTGGAGTTCCCTTATCTGTAAGTTTAATTAGCGAAGTACATAACCTTGCGTTGTTTGAAGCCGGGATTTCGCAACCCGGTGAGATGGAACACCTCGAAAAAATAATTCAACCACAAATAGGAATTCTAACAGGCATTGGCAATGCGCATGATGAAGGTTTTGCCAATCGGTTGCAAAAGATATCCGAGAAGCTGAATTTGTTCAGGAATTGTGAATGGATAGTATACCATCACGGTGACAAGGATGTGGATGAGATTCTTGATGCATTGTGTAAAGAAAATAAAACGGTAAAACTGTTTGGGTGTAGCGCTGGCAAGATGGGCATACTCCAGCATATTTCGATAAGAAAGGATAGCACGCAAACTATCATCAGTGCTATGTATCATACCTTGCCGGTGCAAATTGCAATTCCATTTATTGACGATGCATCTATTAGCAATTGCATATTATGCTGGGCTACTTTGTTATTGCTGAAACTTGACTTTGATCTGATTGCAGAACTAATGAAGCAATTGCACCCCATTGAAATGCGTTTGCAAATGCTTAGTGGAGTAAACAATTGTATTGTCATAAATGATTCATACAACAGCGACATTAACTCGCTGCGAATAGCTCTTAATTATATGAAGCAGCATCAGCATGGCACACGATCATGCATTATACTTAGCGATATGATGGAATCGGCTAAGCACAAGGACAACCTCTATGGAGAAATTTTCAGCCTGCTTAAAGAAAATAAAATTGACAGAAAAATATTTATTGGCAGCGAGCTTAGTAGAGCAGCTAATGAGAATGGTATAAAATCGGAGTGCTATGATAACACAGAGAGTTTTCTAAGCACTGTAAATACTAATGATTTTAATAATGAAATAATTTTAATTAAAGGAGCACGTGTTTTTGAGTTTGAGCGCATAAGCTATTTACTTCAGGAAAAAAACCATGATACAGTGTTAGAAGTTAACCTTACTGCGTTGGTCTACAATTTTAATTTTTATAAAGCGAAACTGAATCCGGAAGTAAAGACTATGTGTATGGTAAAGGCATTTGCATATGGTGGAGGTAGTTTCGAAATAGCCAATATCCTGGCCTTCCATAAAGCCGATTACCTGGCTGTGGCCTATACAGATGAAGGAGTTGAATTGCGAAACCGTGGTATAACCTTACCGTTAATGGTAATGAATAGCGAAGTACAAAGTTTTCGAACCTTAGCTGACTATAACCTGGAGCCTGAGTTATATTCAATAAGAATGATACAATTGTATAGCGACTTTGTACGTATGCGCCAGGATAATAAAACGTATGGCATTCATCTTAAGTTTGACACCGGTATGCATCGACTTGGTTTGTTGCCAGATGAGATTGAAAAGGCAATAGTGCTTTTGGCAAGCAATCCAAAGTTAAAAGTTATAAGTGTAATGTCGCACCTTGCAGCGAGCGAGCAGGTAGAGTATGATAACTTTACACTTATGCAAATGGATAAGTTTGTGAAAATGTCGAGCCAGATTTCGGATGCATTGGGTTATCAACCGCTTCGGCATATTTGTAATTCAAGTGCTGCTATTCGATTTACACATGCGCAGTATGATATGGTGCGCTTGGGAATAGGATTACATGGTGCTGCTAATACTGCTGAAGAAACCGCTAATCTATTGCCTGTATCAACTTTTAAAACGCGTATCTCGCAAATCAAAAAGGTTAATAAAGGAGAGGTTGTTGGTTATGGTTGTAAGACAGTTGCCACATCCGATATTCGTATTGCAGTAATAGCAGTTGGATATGCTGATGGCCTTAGCCGTGAATGCGGCAATGGAGCATATACTGTATTGGTTAACAATGTGCCTTGTTCTACGATAGGCAACATTTGCATGGATATGTGTATGATTGACGTTACTAATGTTACTTGTAACGAAGGCGATGAAGTTATCATTTTTGGAAGGACTCATTCAATTCATGGCATGGCTAAAGCCATGCGAACTATACCTTACGAAGTGCTTACAGGCATATCGCAACGCGTTAAGCGTGTGTATTTGTATGAATAA